Proteins encoded in a region of the Vicia villosa cultivar HV-30 ecotype Madison, WI linkage group LG5, Vvil1.0, whole genome shotgun sequence genome:
- the LOC131604876 gene encoding uncharacterized protein LOC131604876, protein MGIIVGVLGGNTEGAGIDADRQLSNFQKNNPPLFKGTYDPKGAQKWLKEIERIFRVIVCAENLNVRYNTYMLSEEADDWWVASRDELEAAGVAITWEVFRREFSRRIYEEDNLKMKSSHPRELVYKKGKKPMDKGKPYGKGNPRAGGWKKPSGGDSGALVRCYRCGEPGHRVHECKSKEKRCFKCGKAGHLVGDCKGKVVT, encoded by the exons ATGGGCATCATTGTTGGTGTGCTAGGAGGGAATACCGAGGGAGCTGGGATTGATGCTGACAGACAATTGAGCAATTTTCAGaagaacaaccctccgttgttcaagggcacttATGATCCTAAAGGTGCTCaaaagtggctgaaggaaattgaaagaatATTCCGGGTGATTGtctgtgctgaaaatctgaacgTGAGGTATAATACCTAcatgttgtccgaagaagctgatgactggtgggttgctAGTAGAGACGAGCTTGAGGCGGCTGGTGTAGCCATTACTTGGGAAGTGTTCAGAAGAGAATTTTCGagaag aatttATGAGGAGGACAATCTCAAGATGAAGTCATCTCACCCTCGCGAGTTAGTTTACAAGAAGGGAAaaaagcctatggataagggtaaacCATATGGTAAAGGTAATCCAAGAGCTGgcggttggaagaagcctagtgggggagactctggtGCTCTTGTTAGGTGCTATAGGTGCGGTGAACCTGGACATCGTGTCCATGAATGCAAGAGTAAAGAGAAGAGGTGCTTTAAGTGTGGTAAGGCAGGTCACCTTGTTGGTGATTGCAAGGGGAAGGTTGTAACTTGA